The Flavobacterium sp. IMCC34852 genome contains the following window.
CCTCTGTTGTTTCTAATTGCTATGGCTCTGTAATTTTAGTTAAACTTCAAATGTTTTTAATGTTTTGGCAATTTCTTCGTTAACAATTCTGGCAAATTCTTCAATTGTAACGGTGATATTGCCTTTTCCTTCTTGACCGTGACGACGTACTGAAATAGTTCCGTTTTTCTCTTCTTCCTCACCAACAATCAGCATAAACGGCATTTTTTGCACTTCTGCTTCACGGATTTTCTTTCCAATCGTCTCGTTGCGGTTGTCAATTAGGGCGCGAATTTCGTGATTTTCTAGCAATTCTAAAACTTTTTTCGCATAATTTTCATATTTCTCACTCAAAGACAAGATAATAGCTTGCTCCGGCATCAACCAAAGTGGGAAATTTCCAGCCGTATGTTCCAGTAAAATAGCGATAAAGCGCTCCATCGAACCAAAAGGCGCTCGGTGAATCATTACCGGTCGGTGTAACTTGTCATCGGCTCCTTTATAAGTCAATTCAAAACGCTCCGGTAAATTGTAATCTACCTGAATTGTTCCCAATTGCCATTGTCTGCCTAAAGCATCTTTGACCATGAAGTCCAATTTCGGACCATAGAAAGCAGCTTCGCCACTTTCAATAATATAATTCAATCCTTTGTCACGTGCCGCACTAATGATGGCATTTTCGGCTTTCTCCCAGTTTTCAACACTTCCTATATATTTATCAGGATTGTCTAAATCACGTACAGAAACTTGTGCTGTAAAGTTTTCAAATCCTAGCGAACCAAATACATACAATACTAAGTCAATTACTTTTTTGAACTCAGCATCCAATTGATCAGGTGTGCAAAAAATATGCGCGTCATCTTGAGTGAACCCACGAACGCGAGTCAAACCGTGTAACTCACCACTTTGCTCATAACGGTAAACCGTTCCGAATTCCGCATAACGTTTTGGTAAATCTTTGTACGACCAAGGTTTGTTGTTGTAAATTTCACAGTGGTGCGGACAGTTCATTGGTTTTAACAAGAACTCTTCGCCTTCTGCAGGTGTGTGAATAGGTTGGAAACTATCAGCGCCATATTTAGCATAGTGACCCGAAGTGACATACAATTCTTTTTGCCCGATGTGTGGCGTAACTACTTGTTCGTAACCCGCTTTTTTCTGTGCTCTTTTTAAAAACTGTTCCAATCGGTCTCTCAAAGCAGCACCTTTTGGCAGCCACAATGGTAAACCTTGACCTACCTTTTGTGAGAAAGTAAACAATTCTAATTCTTTACCCAGTTTTCTGTGATCTCTGCGTTTGGCTTCTTCCAATAATTCTAAAT
Protein-coding sequences here:
- the thrS gene encoding threonine--tRNA ligase, whose protein sequence is MIKITLPDGSVKEFAKNSTPMDVARSISEGLARNVISAAFNGTTIETETQLTTDGSLILYTWNDKEGKKAFWHSTSHVMAQVLEEKFPGIKLTLGPAIDNGFYYDVDFGDKKITDADFKAIEDRVLEISREKHEFKMRSVSKAEALEVYKNNEYKTELISNLEDGTITFCDHANFFDLCRGGHIPNTGIIKAMKIMSVAGAYWRGDEKNKQLTRVYGISFPKQKDLTDYLELLEEAKRRDHRKLGKELELFTFSQKVGQGLPLWLPKGAALRDRLEQFLKRAQKKAGYEQVVTPHIGQKELYVTSGHYAKYGADSFQPIHTPAEGEEFLLKPMNCPHHCEIYNNKPWSYKDLPKRYAEFGTVYRYEQSGELHGLTRVRGFTQDDAHIFCTPDQLDAEFKKVIDLVLYVFGSLGFENFTAQVSVRDLDNPDKYIGSVENWEKAENAIISAARDKGLNYIIESGEAAFYGPKLDFMVKDALGRQWQLGTIQVDYNLPERFELTYKGADDKLHRPVMIHRAPFGSMERFIAILLEHTAGNFPLWLMPEQAIILSLSEKYENYAKKVLELLENHEIRALIDNRNETIGKKIREAEVQKMPFMLIVGEEEEKNGTISVRRHGQEGKGNITVTIEEFARIVNEEIAKTLKTFEV